The proteins below are encoded in one region of Salvia miltiorrhiza cultivar Shanhuang (shh) unplaced genomic scaffold, IMPLAD_Smil_shh fragScaff_scaffold_149, whole genome shotgun sequence:
- the LOC131002577 gene encoding putative late blight resistance protein homolog R1B-16: protein MAYEAFDTLLQTLDRILKQGDDRVITHSVKQEILSIRVQAVVLQLNLKHYPNKERIREAAVSTHEIIEYLFSEENLSDRVRLANRLRKLAERLESTVGDVVDCIKGKGSVGSVTDSADVSSSSRSAITSSKDDGVVGLEEDVEVIKNRLLERSSRLRVLPIVGTGGIGRRYLIVMDDMWSKKAWDDVRMLFPDSGNGSWIIVTTRLHDVAAYVDSSSSIHTMSVLDAHHSWNSLEQKVFAGTYFPIELKDIGKKIVQNCGGLPLSIVVVAGLLSKVHTRSSWEQIAANDGQLESIIGSSYTHLPNHLKPCLLYMAGFPEDQEIRVTELVNLWMSEGFVTLSNGSKSLEEEAEDCFEDLVERSLVLVANRKFDGKIKSCSLHDIVREFCIRQAAKEKVILPVIDYLPTPILRRHFVPRLIKDHHSISTTSYDLLHLKDSVHSSHIRTIICIPKKGFRSVGIVEKFSSLRVLHVLRRSDYWDWEPGQVFDLVHLTYLASNIPNNIVPSAILKLHNLQILIIYRSEVRLPVEIWRLRQLRHLIAFSFQPLPSPEWEQNPLDNLQALSLATDLVCSKRMVEMIPNVKKLGICYSKGKFDANAGYCLDNLNLFCQLEKLKLEMSVGFLSRQLVETGGLNFPLQLRRLILSGGKLPWNDMTTIGSLPNLQVLKLRNYACKGSYWMTIEGNFRELRLLLIDRSGLVDWITEGSHFPRLECLILRRCRVLYRIPRNIGYIPTLKLIEVEKWHMRSLLSSAALIEKMQRNSGNDSFQVRVKHS, encoded by the exons ATGGCTTATGAAGCTTTTGATACTCTGCTTCAAACCTTAGATCGAATTCTAAAGCAAGGCGATGATCGCGTCATCACTCATTCTGTTAAACAAGAAATTTTATCCATCCGCGTCCAAGCTGTTGTCTTGCAGTTGAATCTCAAACATTATCCAAACAAAGAAAGGATCAGAGAGGCAGCAGTTTCAACCCATGAGATTATTGAATATCTCTTCTCTGAAGAAAACCTTTCAGATAGAGTCAGACTTGCGAACAGGCTGAGGAAACTAGCAGAGAGATTGGAGTCAACCGTTGGAGATGTGGTGGATTGCATCAAGGGTAAAGGCTCAGTCGGCAGTGTAACTGATTCTGCCGATGTTAGTTCATCATCAAGATCAGCAATCACAAGCAGCAAAGATGATGGTGTGGTTGGTTTAGAAGAAGATGTGGAAGTGATCAAGAATCGGCTTTTAGAGAGATCATCCAGACTACGAGTCCTCCCAATTGTTGGAACAGGAGGCATTG GTCGGAGGTATCTTATTGTAATGGACGACATGTGGAGTAAGAAAGCTTGGGATGATGTAAGGATGTTGTTTCCTGACTCCGGTAATGGCAGTTGGATCATAGTAACCACAAGGCTGCATGATGTGGCTGCTTATGTCGACTCTTCTAGTTCCATTCATACTATGAGTGTGTTGGATGCACATCATAGTTGGAATTCGCTAGAGCAGAAGGTGTTTGCCGGTACATACTTTCCTATTGAACTAAAAGATATAGGGAAGAAAATAGTTCAAAATTGTGGAGGACTCCCCCTTTCAATTGTGGTGGTGGCAGGACTTCTATCTAAGGTTCATACTCGATCCTCATGGGAGCAAATTGCTGCAAATGACGGGCAGCTTGAATCAATAATTGGTTCGAGTTATACTCATTTACCCAATCACTTGAAGCCATGTCTTTTATATATGGCTGGCTTTCCAGAAGATCAGGAGATTCGTGTTACAGAGCTTGTTAATCTTTGGATGTCCGAAGGTTTTGTAACACTTTCAAATGGATCTAAAAGCTTAGAAGAGGAGGCAGAAGATTGTTTTGAGGATCTTGTCGAGAGAAGTCTAGTTTTGGTCGCCAACAGGAAGTTTGATGGGAAAATAAAGAGTTGCAGCCTTCATGATATTGTGCGGGAATTTTGCATAAGGCAGGCTGCAAAAGAGAAGGTAATTCTTCCTGTTATTGATTATTTACCTACTCCTATCCTGCGAAGGCATTTTGTTCCACGTCTCATAAAAGATCATCACAGCATAAGTACTACTTCCTATGATCTACTACATCTCAAAGACTCTGTGCATAGCTCACACATACGCACCATTATATGCATCCCCAAGAAAGGGTTTAGGTCTGTGGGCATTGTAGAGAAGTTTAGTTCATTGAGGGTCCTTCATGTTTTACGTAGAAGCGATTATTGGGACTGGGAGCCAGGTCAAGTGTTCGATCTGGTTCATTTAACTTACCTTGCTTCCAACATTCCCAATAATATAGTTCCTTCAGCCATATTAAAGCTTCATAAtcttcaaattttaattatttatagatcAGAGGTTCGTTTGCCTGTGGAGATTTGGAGGTTGCGACAATTAAGACATCTTATTGCATTCTCATTTCAACCCTTACCGAGCCCTGAGTGGGAACAAAATCCCCTCGATAACTTGCAGGCACTTTCGCTGGCAACAGACTTGGTGTGCAGTAAAAGAATGGTGGAAATGATTCCAAACGTTAAAAAGCTGGGAATATGTTACTCCAAGGGGAAGTTTGATGCGAATGCAGGCTATTGCCTCGACAATCTTAATTTGTTTTGTCAActtgagaaattgaaattggagaTGAGTGTTGGTTTTTTATCGAGACAACTTGTTGAAACTGGAGGTCTAAACTTTCCTCTACAACTGAGAAGGTTAATCTTGAGTGGTGGGAAGCTTCCTTGGAATGATATGACCACCATTGGTTCATTACCTAATCTTCAAGTGCTTAAACTAAGAAACTATGCTTGCAAAGGCAGTTACTGGATGACAATTGAGGGAAATTTTCGTGAGCTGAGACTCTTGCTAATTGACCGATCAGGTTTGGTTGATTGGATAACTGAAGGTAGCCACTTCCCGAGACTCGAGTGCCTAATACTTCGTCGGTGTCGTGTTCTATATAGGATTCCACGTAATATTGGATACATTCCAACACTGAAGCTGATTGAGGTCGAGAAGTGGCACATGCGTAGTCTTTTAAGCTCGGCAGCACTGATAGAAAAAATGCAACGAAATTCTGGAAATGATAGCTTTCAAGTTCGTGTGAAGCATTCCTGA